The segment TAGCAATGGCGTCGAATTGTCAAGAAATATCTAGATTTTTCGGAATTACCTATAAATTCGACATCTAGTGCTTGTCCTGCAGTTTAAATTCGAATTCTGGCCTGCGTTTTCGTGCTTTCCTTGTGACAGCGAtccgaatttatttaattctgcacTTGAGCTGAGTGTTATCTTGCAATTTGTGAGCCGTGTTGCTTTGTTTACATTTGGAGCAAACGTTTGTTTACATCTGATTCGAAATGGCTTTGCTACCTTGGATATCCCGAAGTTGGTGGGATCCATGGGAGTATCCATCCCGAGTTTTTGACCCATTTTTTGGACTGAGATCTTATGACAGTGAGTTTCTACCACCTACGTTATACCACGGATTAGTGCAGCCGGGACTTGACATCGATTCTTCGTACTTGTCTGAAGTGAAGAACGATCCTGATTTGTTCAAAGTGATGGTCAATGTCAGTCACTTCAAGCCAGAGGAAATCGAGGTGAAAATTAAAGACGACAGTGTTGTCATCCACGCTAAACATGAAGAAAAGACTGATCAGCATGGATTTGTTTCAAGAGAATTCACGCGGCGGTACATGCTGCCGGAAGGTACGGAAGCTGATAATGTGAAATCATCGCTTAGTCCAAATGGAATTCTCACAATTGAAGCACCCAAAAAGACTGTAGAAGAACTTCCAAGTAATGAAAGAGTTGTGCCAATAACTGTAGAGAAACCTGGTTTTGGTAGCAGACTTAAGAAATGGTTTGGATTTGGAAAATAGATATGTATTTGTGCTATGAACTATAAACTCATCTAATCTGTTCttgttaatatcaaatttttgatactAATTATGATTCTATGTGTATATGTTTTAACATAAGGCAGCTGATATTATTTTAGTGCTTATATTAAGTACTGgaaatttgttttttgtaaataaagtttctttgtaatttaatttcagtctttttatttcttcttgagtTTATTCATTTTAGTAGTGTTTGAACTTTTGATGTTAATACTGATATATTCTTCCTGCCTAGTAACAATATTGATTTcatacagaaatataataataggtGTGTatgtttataagaatatataattttcccTTTTGGTTAATAAACATCATGACAAGCAGTTCTTTTgatatttaagttataaatttatagGGTTAATATAGGAAACATGGTTTATCTTTAAATTTGTCTTTTGTAGAgatctaatttaattataaacattccttatttaaataatatacattacgCGATTAATCACTCTGTTTTAATAtagtgaattttttaatgattatgtaTATAATCGTGTAAAAATTAGAAgtagtagtattttttttataatttataaaacatcagTTAAGGgattagtataatttttatgatatttgcaTAATAATTGCATGCCATTGTAAATTCTTGATTTAACTGCATTCCTTCAGTAAACTTAAGGCTTAATTGCTTGTAGTtgacaaataaaatcaaatttaactatGACTAACGTAGTATGTTTGACATCTAATTGGTACTTGCAGAATTATGACCCCTTTgacaaaatataactaatatgtGGTTAAAACACAAATGTCATTTTTGTtgatatacatataatttataagtgTTACTCTATAATTTaaggatatataaatatactgtTGGTGAgcaaatttatatgttaatttaaacttgaaatttttattttgatcatgatttgaaaaaaaattatctagtaaaagataaaactaatataaaattactaaaaatataattatgagtGCAGTTAAGTACATAATTAACATCTAATTACATAATTAGATGAATTAATTATGCTACTACTTATATGATTTCTGTGTAAGGCACTAAATGTAtggaatcaatttttcaaaatctattttttaatccaaaatttatttttgatcttttattgccattatctttgataaaattattatgttcttagaataattaaaattggccatgtttctttttttttctaatattattttttatagtaattattaaaaataaagtgatcaaaccattagatttttttgtactattttggAAGAATTCGGTTTTAAACTATGCCAACACATATAGGCGATTGCCATctcaagactttaaaaaaatatattatttttctctttttttagatataatattttctttgatgcAGTTGTAATTATTATGAAGTTAatctttgtattttttgaagtgaatactgtaatattttgtatgtaataaatatatggacataaacattataaatgtaatattcttaactctctttaaaattatgcttgattttaaattaacattaataaaacataaaactggtcttatattttctaaaaagaattataaaaaaaggcaaCATAAGTATTTTCTATTTGCTTATGTAACCAAATGTAGTGTCACTTATTtgaaggaaatttgaaattttcaaaattgtttatattaaatgtgtacaatttataatatgttttttgatcataaattgaatatttgta is part of the Argiope bruennichi chromosome 10, qqArgBrue1.1, whole genome shotgun sequence genome and harbors:
- the LOC129988710 gene encoding alpha-crystallin A chain-like, translating into MALLPWISRSWWDPWEYPSRVFDPFFGLRSYDSEFLPPTLYHGLVQPGLDIDSSYLSEVKNDPDLFKVMVNVSHFKPEEIEVKIKDDSVVIHAKHEEKTDQHGFVSREFTRRYMLPEGTEADNVKSSLSPNGILTIEAPKKTVEELPSNERVVPITVEKPGFGSRLKKWFGFGK